One part of the Sphingobium yanoikuyae genome encodes these proteins:
- a CDS encoding SDR family oxidoreductase, with the protein MSNHWFLTGASSGIGRHLAELILAAGDDLTATARRPESLDDLAAKYPSQLRVEALDVTVKDDIAAVVARAQARRPVDILVNNAGGGVIGATEEMSDAEVEGQIALNLMAPIHITRAFVPAMRLRGSGRIIQISSASGQGSLPTSSLYHAAKWGLEGFSECLRQELEPFNLFVTLIEPGGARTSFSHNLQFASEIAAYRDTPAGDIRKMFETAGNELYTLDPQKIAQAIVDVATSDHPPLRVTLGGDAFGVVQAALQSRLAFLQSQEALARSVAFDS; encoded by the coding sequence ATGTCCAATCACTGGTTTCTCACGGGCGCGTCCAGCGGCATTGGCCGCCATCTGGCCGAACTGATCCTGGCCGCGGGCGACGACCTTACCGCGACGGCTCGCAGGCCCGAAAGCCTCGACGACCTTGCGGCGAAATATCCGAGCCAGCTGCGCGTCGAAGCGCTCGACGTCACGGTCAAGGACGATATTGCTGCGGTCGTGGCCCGGGCGCAGGCGCGTCGACCCGTCGATATTCTGGTCAACAACGCCGGCGGCGGCGTGATCGGCGCCACCGAAGAGATGTCGGACGCCGAGGTCGAAGGCCAGATCGCGCTCAATCTCATGGCGCCCATCCACATCACCCGCGCCTTTGTCCCCGCGATGCGCCTGCGCGGGAGCGGCCGGATCATCCAGATCTCCAGCGCCAGCGGTCAGGGCTCGCTTCCGACGAGCAGTCTCTATCATGCGGCCAAATGGGGCCTGGAGGGCTTCAGCGAATGCCTCCGCCAGGAGCTTGAACCCTTCAACCTGTTCGTGACGCTGATCGAGCCGGGTGGCGCGCGCACCAGCTTCAGCCACAACCTGCAATTCGCCAGCGAGATCGCCGCCTATCGCGATACGCCCGCCGGCGATATCCGCAAGATGTTCGAGACCGCCGGAAACGAGCTCTACACGCTCGACCCGCAAAAGATCGCGCAAGCGATCGTCGATGTCGCAACCAGCGACCATCCGCCGCTGCGCGTGACTCTGGGGGGTGACGCTTTCGGCGTTGTCCAGGCGGCGCTGCAATCGCGGCTCGCCTTTCTGCAGTCCCAGGAAGCGCTCGCGCGCTCGGTCGCTTTCGACAGTTGA
- a CDS encoding DUF2189 domain-containing protein yields the protein MSDKSPSYGLLSQTSGIEETKSARFQRHLPASIGFQWLKAGWQDLFHRPMPSLAYGLGIFLLSLAAVAMLALYGRDYILFPALAGFMIIAPLLAIGLYEKSRNREAGRDTSLREMLLVKPAAGPQVLFTGVLLSLLMLLWMRSAVLIYALFFGVRPFPGLPHITAFLLTEPVGWIILGVGTAVGGLFASFAFAISVFAIPMLLDRKVDALTAMGTSTALVWNNLAPMIVWGAIVLALFILCAATGLIGLIVIFPWLGHATWHAYRAVSDTQA from the coding sequence ATGAGCGATAAAAGCCCCTCTTATGGCTTGCTGAGCCAGACCTCGGGCATCGAGGAGACGAAGAGCGCGCGGTTTCAGCGCCATCTTCCCGCTTCCATCGGCTTCCAATGGCTCAAGGCCGGATGGCAGGATCTTTTCCATCGGCCGATGCCGAGCCTGGCCTACGGTCTGGGCATTTTCCTTCTGTCTCTCGCTGCTGTCGCGATGCTCGCGCTGTATGGCCGCGACTATATTCTTTTTCCCGCGCTCGCCGGCTTCATGATCATTGCCCCGCTGCTGGCCATCGGACTCTATGAGAAAAGCCGCAACCGAGAAGCGGGACGCGATACGTCGCTGCGCGAAATGCTCCTGGTGAAACCGGCGGCGGGCCCGCAGGTGCTTTTCACCGGGGTCCTGCTCAGCCTGCTGATGCTACTGTGGATGCGATCCGCGGTGCTCATCTATGCGTTGTTCTTCGGCGTGCGCCCCTTTCCCGGCCTGCCTCACATAACCGCCTTCCTGCTGACCGAGCCGGTGGGATGGATTATTCTCGGCGTCGGCACGGCGGTGGGCGGCCTGTTCGCCTCATTCGCTTTTGCGATCAGTGTTTTTGCCATTCCGATGCTCCTCGATCGCAAGGTCGATGCGCTCACGGCGATGGGAACAAGCACGGCGCTCGTCTGGAACAACCTTGCGCCGATGATCGTCTGGGGCGCCATCGTCCTTGCGCTTTTCATACTCTGCGCGGCTACGGGCTTGATCGGCCTCATCGTCATCTTCCCGTGGCTTGGACATGCCACATGGCATGCCTATCGCGCGGTCTCAGACACGCAGGCCTAG
- a CDS encoding response regulator, which translates to MPSVRSTQHDGRYTILVSDDDPGVRRGLQLLLRSRGYAVWGYTTGRALLADPRAKEADCVILDYRMPDIDGFAMLRHLREIGWSGRAIMISGFHDTLLASRAAEAGFDHVLAKPLIGRALLDALDRHRAETLRKH; encoded by the coding sequence ATGCCATCGGTCCGTTCCACTCAGCATGATGGCAGATACACCATCCTCGTCTCCGACGACGATCCCGGCGTGCGGCGTGGCCTCCAGCTGCTGCTGAGATCGCGCGGCTATGCCGTGTGGGGATATACGACCGGCCGCGCGCTGTTGGCCGACCCCCGCGCGAAGGAGGCGGACTGCGTCATCCTCGACTATCGCATGCCCGACATCGACGGATTCGCGATGCTGCGTCACCTTCGCGAGATCGGATGGTCGGGACGGGCCATCATGATCTCAGGCTTTCACGACACGCTGCTGGCCTCGCGGGCCGCCGAGGCGGGCTTCGATCACGTTCTCGCAAAGCCGTTGATCGGCAGGGCTTTGCTCGATGCGTTGGACCGGCACCGCGCCGAGACGCTTCGAAAGCATTGA
- the ccoO gene encoding cytochrome-c oxidase, cbb3-type subunit II, translating into MAELFHRKLERSAIGFVLAIIAAASVGGLVEIAPLFTIDETVEEAPDMRLYTPLELAGRNIYVREGCYACHSQMIRTLQDEVERYGPYSLAVESKYDHPMLWGSKRTGPDLARVGGKYSDFWHVAHLTNPRDVVPDSNMPAYPWLARTPLRLADLPLHLKALRAAGVPYTDAMIENASVDAFDQATPESSTSSGITERYGEETQVRVFDDVATEVTEMDALVAYLQVLGRLTDVPYKNTAAPQKPPEPVK; encoded by the coding sequence GTGGCGGAACTGTTTCATCGCAAGCTCGAACGTTCGGCGATCGGCTTCGTGCTCGCCATCATCGCGGCTGCCAGTGTCGGCGGCCTCGTCGAGATCGCTCCGCTTTTCACGATCGACGAGACGGTCGAGGAGGCGCCAGACATGCGGCTCTACACGCCGCTCGAACTGGCGGGGCGAAACATCTATGTGCGCGAAGGATGCTATGCCTGTCACAGCCAGATGATCCGGACGCTGCAGGACGAAGTTGAGCGCTATGGTCCCTATTCGCTCGCGGTCGAATCCAAATATGACCATCCGATGCTCTGGGGTTCGAAGCGCACCGGACCCGACCTCGCCCGCGTTGGCGGCAAATATTCCGATTTCTGGCACGTCGCCCATCTGACCAATCCGCGCGATGTGGTGCCCGATTCCAATATGCCGGCCTATCCCTGGCTGGCGCGGACGCCCTTGCGCCTCGCTGATCTGCCCTTGCACCTCAAGGCGCTGCGGGCCGCGGGGGTGCCCTACACCGATGCCATGATCGAGAATGCGAGCGTCGATGCCTTCGACCAGGCGACACCGGAAAGCTCGACCTCGTCCGGTATCACCGAGCGGTATGGCGAAGAAACGCAGGTTCGCGTGTTCGACGATGTGGCGACCGAGGTCACCGAGATGGACGCGCTCGTCGCCTATCTTCAGGTTCTCGGCCGGCTGACCGACGTGCCGTACAAGAATACGGCCGCGCCGCAGAAGCCGCCAGAGCCGGTGAAATGA
- a CDS encoding single-stranded DNA-binding protein: MQNIVILAGNIGMDPESRTTQGGTRITHFTLATSRPRYSEGKVVRDEKGYRVQDTEWHRITAFNGLGKTVQEHCTKGMKLLVRGRIHYSEWTDGDGVERYGTEIIAETIDFLSRAKSKSDEAGDPDPELDDDVPF; encoded by the coding sequence ATGCAGAACATCGTCATTCTTGCCGGCAATATCGGCATGGATCCGGAGAGCCGCACCACCCAGGGCGGGACCCGCATCACCCACTTCACCCTGGCGACCTCGCGTCCCCGCTATTCGGAAGGCAAGGTCGTTCGCGATGAGAAAGGCTACCGCGTCCAGGACACCGAATGGCATCGGATCACCGCGTTCAATGGCCTCGGCAAGACCGTGCAGGAGCATTGCACCAAGGGCATGAAGCTGCTGGTGCGCGGCCGCATCCATTACAGCGAATGGACCGATGGCGACGGCGTCGAGCGCTACGGCACCGAGATCATCGCCGAGACGATCGACTTCCTCAGCCGGGCGAAATCGAAGTCCGACGAGGCCGGCGACCCTGATCCTGAGCTCGACGACGACGTGCCCTTCTGA
- the ccoP gene encoding cytochrome-c oxidase, cbb3-type subunit III yields MDVERDPVSGHETTGHVWNGIKELDTPVPKGVLIFLIVTHLFAFAWWILMPTWPLGDTYTKGILNIDQRTSVEKHLVDSQAGRADWIKRIESENLEQIAADPRLMTIVRSTGHRLFGDNCAACHGINAKGGYGYPDLTDDDWIWGGDLETIAQTMRVGVNVEHPQGRVSQMPSFGRDGILDADQVSLAANYVYALSHPKFVTNANRTSIVSGREVFMANCAICHGEDARGKRDVGAPNLTDARWIYGGDIDQIVETVHGGRQGHMPTWDERLTDSDIKILALYVHSLSAPQR; encoded by the coding sequence ATGGACGTAGAGCGCGATCCCGTCAGCGGTCATGAAACGACCGGCCATGTCTGGAATGGCATCAAGGAGCTCGATACGCCGGTCCCCAAGGGTGTGCTGATTTTTCTGATCGTCACCCATCTCTTCGCTTTCGCCTGGTGGATTCTCATGCCGACTTGGCCCTTGGGCGACACCTACACCAAGGGAATTCTCAACATCGACCAGCGCACCTCGGTCGAAAAGCACCTGGTCGATTCGCAGGCGGGACGGGCCGACTGGATAAAGCGGATCGAAAGCGAGAACCTCGAGCAGATCGCGGCCGACCCCCGGCTCATGACCATCGTGCGTAGCACCGGCCACCGGTTGTTCGGCGACAACTGCGCCGCCTGCCACGGCATTAATGCCAAGGGGGGTTATGGTTATCCCGATCTGACCGATGACGACTGGATCTGGGGCGGCGACCTTGAGACGATCGCGCAGACCATGCGCGTTGGGGTCAATGTGGAGCATCCGCAGGGGCGCGTCTCGCAGATGCCCTCGTTCGGACGCGACGGGATACTCGATGCCGATCAGGTCAGTCTGGCGGCCAACTATGTCTACGCCTTGTCGCATCCCAAGTTCGTGACGAATGCCAATCGGACGTCGATTGTATCGGGGCGCGAGGTCTTCATGGCCAATTGCGCGATTTGCCATGGCGAGGATGCGCGCGGGAAGCGCGATGTCGGCGCTCCCAATCTGACGGACGCGCGTTGGATCTATGGAGGAGACATCGATCAGATCGTGGAGACCGTCCATGGCGGACGCCAGGGGCATATGCCGACATGGGACGAGCGGCTTACGGACTCGGATATCAAGATATTGGCGCTCTATGTTCATTCGCTGAGCGCGCCTCAGCGATGA
- a CDS encoding PepSY-associated TM helix domain-containing protein, translating into MGSKIACHTDLNEATLKNTPRGPIWVLKARGGSESWWNAYTGENVDEISLADARRYALMSYKGSGRLQAVDYQETAPEEAQVGGPLWRASFADKEHSRLYLDPFTGEVLSRRSDLWDFYDFFYKIHIMNLGASRSYNHPLIVVAASATLLIVVTGIVILFYRLAKDLKRLLTKRRASRPAT; encoded by the coding sequence ATGGGATCGAAGATCGCATGCCACACCGACCTCAACGAGGCCACGCTCAAAAATACGCCGCGCGGTCCGATATGGGTCCTCAAGGCGCGGGGCGGAAGCGAAAGCTGGTGGAACGCCTACACTGGCGAAAATGTCGATGAGATCAGTCTGGCAGACGCTCGGCGCTATGCTCTGATGTCCTACAAAGGATCCGGCAGGCTGCAGGCGGTCGACTATCAGGAAACGGCGCCCGAGGAAGCGCAGGTCGGCGGGCCGCTGTGGCGCGCCAGCTTCGCCGACAAGGAGCATAGTCGCCTCTATCTGGATCCGTTCACCGGAGAGGTGCTCAGTCGCCGTTCGGACCTGTGGGACTTCTATGATTTCTTTTACAAAATCCATATCATGAACCTTGGCGCCTCGCGCAGTTACAACCATCCACTGATCGTTGTCGCTGCATCGGCGACGTTGCTCATCGTGGTCACCGGGATCGTCATTCTGTTTTATCGCCTTGCGAAGGATCTCAAACGACTGCTGACGAAACGTCGCGCATCAAGGCCTGCGACCTGA
- the ccoS gene encoding cbb3-type cytochrome oxidase assembly protein CcoS has protein sequence MSGILWLVPVALLMGLAGLGAFLWSMRTGQYDDLDGAAERVVTDAKSDQPLVEPDDWRPETEGEANRLR, from the coding sequence ATGAGCGGGATCCTGTGGCTGGTGCCGGTCGCGCTGCTGATGGGCCTTGCTGGGCTGGGCGCCTTTCTTTGGTCGATGCGCACCGGGCAGTATGATGATCTGGATGGAGCGGCCGAGCGAGTCGTGACCGACGCCAAGTCAGACCAGCCTCTTGTCGAACCTGATGATTGGCGACCCGAAACCGAGGGCGAGGCAAATCGTTTGCGATAA
- a CDS encoding TetR family transcriptional regulator, with product MKERTRRNAAQSRETLLAAATEEFASHGLAGARIDRIAQAAGISKPMLYTYFGDKEALFDAALTQEVMDAAQADRFDPNDLEGYAGRTYDLLVERPRLWRLLTWHHLERGQDVLMLPAGEVLLGEKLDGIAAAQAEGRIVADFTPMDVVRLVAALTQLWCMTGAARDATEHAARRATIMRAVGRLLRV from the coding sequence ATGAAGGAACGAACCAGGCGGAATGCCGCACAGAGCCGCGAGACGCTCCTGGCTGCAGCGACCGAGGAGTTCGCGTCCCATGGGCTGGCGGGCGCGCGGATCGATCGCATTGCGCAGGCGGCGGGTATCAGCAAGCCGATGCTCTACACCTATTTCGGGGACAAGGAGGCGCTCTTCGATGCCGCGCTGACGCAGGAAGTGATGGACGCGGCGCAGGCCGATCGCTTCGATCCCAATGATCTTGAGGGTTATGCGGGGCGCACCTATGACTTGCTGGTCGAGCGCCCGCGCTTGTGGAGGCTGCTGACCTGGCATCATTTGGAGCGTGGCCAGGATGTTCTGATGCTCCCGGCCGGCGAGGTCCTTCTCGGGGAGAAGCTGGACGGGATCGCAGCGGCGCAGGCCGAGGGGCGGATCGTCGCCGACTTCACGCCCATGGACGTCGTCCGGCTTGTCGCCGCCCTCACCCAGCTCTGGTGCATGACCGGAGCCGCACGCGACGCTACCGAGCATGCGGCGCGCAGGGCGACGATCATGCGGGCGGTGGGGCGACTGCTGCGCGTGTGA
- a CDS encoding heavy metal translocating P-type ATPase, which produces MASHAMPAVQAPTSLTGQSVDELIFASQSLDDGTMRTQLSVPTAHCGGCMAKIERILGNLEGVVAARVNLSTRRVTVTWRQAQTASAPPLLATLNEAGFEANLLSQPDERADPEKRRLIVATAVAGFAAMNIMLLSVSVWSGADPATRQLFHLISALLALPAVFFSGRIFFLSAWSALRAGRTNMDVPISIGIVLTLGLSIYDTLHFGRHAYFDAVVTLIFFLLVGRTLDHAMRDKARSAVLGLTRMTPAGANVIGTDGSRAFRPLEDVSVGDVILVAPGERVPLDGLVLAGEGDLDTAAVTGEAMPVPVRPGSTLVSGMLNLNGSLKVRVTNSHARSFLSEMVRMMEAAEQGRARYRRLADRVAAYYSPIIHSLALAVFAGWFLDTGDWHRALTIAISVLIVTCPCALGLAIPMVQVAAAKRLFEHGIALKDGSALERLAQVDTVIFDKTGTLTHGDLRVSKIAIDEPYRAIVMALASRSNHPVARAIAANGGALSGLDLDSFSELPGRGLEGQRNGHLFRLGRADWALNPGTGESGGFQTVFSVDGELAGHFAFLDVEKTSAREAVAKLDALGLPIELLSGDHIASVSGFANAIGIAHWRAGLLPQHKVERLQALADSQRLTLMVGDGLNDGPALAAAHVSMAPSNAADIGRAAADIVYLGQDLDAVPRAVQIARAARQRVRQNLALSVGYNLLVIPVAMAGYVTPLLAAVAMSLSSISVVANSLRIPAARGSRLSRRAPAPTLVPLAATR; this is translated from the coding sequence ATGGCCAGCCATGCCATGCCTGCCGTCCAGGCGCCGACATCATTGACCGGGCAATCGGTCGATGAACTCATCTTCGCCAGCCAATCGCTGGATGACGGAACGATGAGGACGCAACTGTCGGTCCCGACCGCGCATTGCGGCGGATGCATGGCGAAGATCGAGCGCATCCTTGGTAACCTCGAGGGCGTCGTAGCGGCTCGGGTCAATCTATCGACGCGGCGTGTGACCGTCACATGGCGGCAAGCGCAAACCGCGAGTGCACCGCCTTTGCTGGCAACGCTGAACGAGGCGGGCTTCGAGGCAAATCTTCTCAGCCAACCGGACGAACGCGCCGATCCCGAAAAGCGCCGGCTGATCGTCGCGACAGCGGTCGCCGGCTTCGCGGCGATGAACATCATGCTGCTTTCGGTGTCGGTCTGGTCAGGCGCCGACCCCGCTACGCGGCAGCTGTTCCATCTCATCTCGGCGCTGCTCGCGCTTCCCGCGGTATTCTTTTCGGGGCGCATCTTCTTCTTGTCGGCATGGTCGGCATTGCGCGCGGGACGCACCAATATGGATGTGCCCATCTCGATCGGCATCGTCCTGACACTGGGTCTCAGCATCTACGACACGCTGCATTTCGGACGCCATGCCTATTTCGACGCGGTCGTGACGCTGATCTTTTTCCTGCTTGTCGGACGAACGCTCGACCATGCCATGCGTGACAAGGCCCGTTCGGCCGTGCTCGGGCTGACGCGAATGACGCCTGCGGGCGCGAATGTAATCGGCACGGATGGATCGCGCGCTTTTAGACCGCTCGAGGATGTCTCGGTGGGTGATGTCATCCTCGTCGCGCCAGGCGAGCGTGTTCCGCTGGATGGTCTTGTCCTTGCGGGCGAGGGCGATCTCGACACTGCCGCGGTCACGGGCGAGGCGATGCCGGTGCCGGTACGACCGGGAAGCACGCTCGTTTCGGGCATGCTGAATCTCAATGGTTCGCTCAAGGTGCGTGTGACCAACAGCCACGCGCGGTCCTTTCTATCCGAAATGGTGCGAATGATGGAAGCGGCCGAGCAGGGCAGAGCACGCTATCGCCGTCTCGCCGACCGTGTTGCGGCCTATTACTCGCCGATCATCCATTCGCTGGCCTTGGCCGTGTTTGCCGGGTGGTTCCTTGACACAGGCGATTGGCATCGGGCGCTGACCATTGCCATTTCGGTGCTCATTGTGACCTGTCCCTGCGCGCTTGGTCTCGCCATACCCATGGTTCAGGTCGCCGCGGCGAAGCGCTTGTTCGAGCACGGCATCGCGCTCAAGGATGGAAGCGCGCTCGAGCGGCTTGCACAGGTCGATACCGTGATTTTTGACAAGACCGGCACGCTCACTCATGGCGATTTGCGAGTGAGCAAGATCGCCATCGATGAACCCTATCGCGCAATCGTGATGGCGCTGGCGTCGCGTTCCAACCATCCCGTCGCACGCGCGATTGCCGCCAACGGCGGCGCCTTGTCCGGCCTCGATCTGGACAGTTTTTCCGAGCTGCCGGGCCGGGGTTTGGAGGGCCAGCGGAACGGCCATCTGTTTCGCCTGGGGCGTGCCGATTGGGCTTTGAATCCAGGCACGGGCGAGAGTGGCGGTTTCCAGACCGTGTTCTCGGTCGATGGTGAGCTTGCCGGCCATTTTGCCTTCTTGGACGTTGAAAAGACGAGTGCGCGGGAAGCGGTGGCCAAGCTTGACGCGCTTGGGCTGCCTATCGAACTGCTTTCGGGCGATCACATTGCTTCTGTGTCGGGGTTCGCGAACGCGATCGGTATCGCCCACTGGCGTGCCGGATTGCTGCCGCAGCATAAGGTGGAGCGGCTTCAGGCGCTGGCGGACAGTCAGCGCCTGACCTTGATGGTGGGTGATGGGCTGAACGATGGACCGGCACTGGCGGCGGCGCACGTTTCGATGGCTCCTTCCAATGCCGCCGACATCGGTCGGGCGGCCGCGGATATTGTTTATCTCGGCCAGGATCTCGATGCGGTTCCGCGCGCTGTGCAGATCGCGCGCGCGGCCCGGCAACGTGTCCGCCAGAACCTGGCGCTTTCCGTCGGTTATAACCTTTTGGTGATTCCTGTGGCCATGGCGGGCTATGTCACCCCACTGCTTGCTGCCGTCGCCATGTCGCTTTCGTCGATTTCGGTCGTTGCGAACTCTCTGCGAATTCCCGCAGCACGCGGATCACGGCTTAGCAGGCGAGCGCCGGCACCGACCCTCGTTCCCCTGGCCGCTACCCGATGA
- a CDS encoding response regulator transcription factor: MGDRRVIHLVDDEESIRKAASFALKTAGYDVVTYASGVEFLKEAKSAAVGCVILDVRMPEMDGLEIQAAMAARGVNMPVIVLTGHGDVSVAVQAMKGGAVDFLEKPFEKAALLGAVSRAFARLDDVDFRTLETSEAGVRVAALTPREREVLEGLANGLPNKTIAYDLGCSSRTVEVHRASLMAKLEVRNLSEALRIAFAAGMGRKPK; the protein is encoded by the coding sequence ATGGGGGATAGACGCGTCATCCATCTGGTCGACGACGAGGAGAGCATCCGCAAGGCGGCGAGCTTTGCGCTCAAGACCGCGGGCTACGACGTCGTGACCTATGCCTCGGGCGTGGAGTTTCTCAAGGAGGCGAAGTCGGCGGCCGTCGGCTGCGTCATCCTCGACGTGCGCATGCCCGAGATGGACGGTCTCGAGATTCAGGCCGCCATGGCAGCACGCGGGGTCAATATGCCGGTCATCGTCCTGACCGGCCATGGCGACGTGTCGGTTGCGGTGCAGGCCATGAAAGGCGGCGCGGTCGACTTTCTCGAGAAGCCCTTCGAGAAAGCCGCCCTGCTCGGCGCCGTCAGCCGCGCGTTCGCGCGTCTCGACGATGTCGACTTTCGCACTCTGGAAACCTCTGAAGCCGGCGTGCGGGTCGCTGCACTGACGCCCCGGGAGCGTGAAGTGCTGGAAGGGCTGGCGAACGGCCTGCCCAATAAGACGATCGCCTATGACCTGGGCTGTTCATCGCGAACGGTCGAGGTCCATCGCGCGAGCCTGATGGCCAAGCTCGAGGTCCGCAATTTGTCCGAAGCCCTGCGGATCGCCTTTGCCGCGGGCATGGGCCGCAAGCCGAAGTGA
- a CDS encoding cbb3-type cytochrome c oxidase subunit 3, protein MDISHEALVAFSKSWGLFYLIGLMIGVLIYTFRPSNRGKFNRAKQSVLDQDDKPWT, encoded by the coding sequence ATGGACATAAGCCACGAGGCTCTTGTTGCATTCTCGAAAAGCTGGGGGCTGTTCTACCTCATCGGTCTGATGATCGGTGTCCTCATTTATACGTTCCGGCCGTCCAATCGTGGCAAGTTCAACCGAGCCAAACAAAGCGTTCTCGATCAGGACGACAAGCCATGGACGTAG
- the corA gene encoding magnesium/cobalt transporter CorA produces MSVVAAFLYHEGKRLRPVTLIDPACEHIAKDDFVWIGLSQPSETELADIAGNYGLHPLAVEDAGNGHQISKLDVYGDQLFIVARTAHLEGDHIAYGSTAIFLGKNFLITVRQGSARSHSELRAHLEITPDLLREGPDYVLHAILDFIVDGYFPIVEAIEEDVLKMEQRMLAAFLTREEVTRIFTLRRELVRFQRVLGPMLEVGRKLVNLQLPRLDEASKPYFRDLLDHMLRVESAITGIRDILISVFEASHLLEQQRQGAITRQLAAWAAILAVPTAIAGIYGMNFENMPELKTQWGYFVILGVIAAVCIGLYIRFKRNHWL; encoded by the coding sequence ATGAGCGTCGTCGCCGCCTTTCTTTATCACGAGGGCAAACGGCTGCGGCCGGTGACCCTGATCGATCCGGCGTGCGAGCATATCGCCAAGGATGACTTTGTGTGGATCGGCCTCTCCCAGCCCAGCGAAACAGAACTTGCCGACATCGCCGGAAATTACGGCCTTCACCCGCTTGCCGTGGAAGATGCCGGCAACGGCCACCAGATTTCCAAGCTCGACGTCTACGGTGACCAGTTGTTCATCGTCGCCAGGACGGCACATCTTGAAGGCGATCATATCGCCTACGGCTCCACCGCGATTTTCCTGGGCAAGAATTTCCTCATCACCGTTCGGCAGGGTTCGGCACGCTCGCACAGCGAGCTTCGCGCGCATCTCGAAATCACGCCGGACCTGCTGCGCGAGGGCCCGGACTATGTGCTCCATGCCATTCTGGACTTCATCGTCGATGGCTATTTCCCGATCGTCGAGGCGATCGAGGAGGACGTCCTCAAGATGGAGCAGCGCATGCTTGCAGCCTTTCTCACCCGCGAGGAGGTGACCCGGATTTTCACGCTGCGGCGTGAGCTCGTCCGCTTCCAGCGCGTGCTCGGACCCATGCTCGAGGTCGGTCGCAAGCTGGTGAACCTGCAGCTTCCGCGGCTTGATGAGGCCTCCAAACCCTATTTCCGTGATCTGCTCGATCACATGCTCCGGGTTGAGAGCGCCATCACCGGCATCCGCGACATCCTGATCTCGGTGTTCGAGGCGAGTCACCTGCTCGAACAGCAGCGCCAGGGTGCGATCACGCGTCAGCTCGCCGCCTGGGCCGCGATCCTCGCGGTGCCTACCGCGATTGCCGGGATCTACGGGATGAACTTCGAGAATATGCCCGAACTGAAGACGCAGTGGGGATATTTCGTCATCCTCGGCGTCATCGCTGCGGTCTGCATCGGACTCTACATCCGGTTCAAACGCAACCACTGGCTTTGA